A window from Clostridia bacterium encodes these proteins:
- a CDS encoding S41 family peptidase translates to MKNNFTRRIICLLLVITMLFSFASCGINIGDLINNNPSVGDVDKVSTTLVNRALAYLKSNYVDKLTDEQMIEAAIAGANQILQQYDKYGKVLTPEQTYELFNPSTTVTSGDIFGFGYVQIQYLGLYVSTIIIDSPAYNQGLLSEDIIVDIKYAPVTAFGRAEPITYIGEDNQEHILSAKGTPVLTISKVLSKITTRTLRFTVLRGGTDEMCYEDGKKLEIDIARGTIYNDNLTQDNQMYFVEYYGGSSNGNLIANVSSKTIKLRSLKELDETNIGYIRINQFGSVTYQDGKTTSTSVEVKKALDILKTAGKTKIIIDLKDNPGGDVSQVQAVAGFFIKDDLATTQNLLVTTLKDRNNKSMPYSVTSSYSNYFSKDGLNIVVLTNANSASASELLTGALIDYNTAVQVGDTTYGKGIAQTYLQFTDLPKDIEVDGKVVKSYYGIYYTVAYYYSPKGINIHGVGYTPNAGNIIDGYDQQILRAISLLTAK, encoded by the coding sequence ATGAAAAATAATTTCACAAGAAGAATAATTTGTTTGCTACTTGTAATAACTATGCTGTTTTCTTTTGCAAGTTGTGGAATAAATATAGGCGATTTAATCAACAATAATCCCTCGGTCGGCGACGTCGATAAAGTTTCGACCACCTTAGTAAATCGCGCGCTTGCTTACCTTAAATCTAACTATGTCGACAAACTTACCGACGAACAAATGATTGAGGCGGCAATCGCAGGCGCAAATCAAATTCTACAACAATATGACAAGTATGGTAAAGTGTTAACTCCCGAGCAAACTTATGAGCTATTTAATCCTTCGACTACTGTAACTTCGGGCGATATATTTGGGTTTGGATATGTTCAAATTCAATATCTTGGACTATATGTAAGCACGATAATAATTGACAGCCCTGCGTATAATCAAGGGTTGCTTAGCGAAGACATCATAGTTGACATCAAATACGCTCCCGTTACTGCCTTTGGTAGAGCCGAACCAATAACCTATATCGGCGAAGACAATCAAGAGCATATTCTTTCGGCTAAGGGTACGCCGGTGCTTACTATTAGTAAAGTTTTATCTAAAATAACAACCAGAACATTGAGATTTACCGTTTTAAGAGGCGGTACTGACGAAATGTGTTACGAGGACGGCAAAAAACTAGAAATTGACATAGCCAGAGGAACAATTTATAATGACAATCTAACCCAAGACAATCAAATGTATTTTGTCGAGTATTACGGCGGAAGCAGTAACGGCAATTTAATCGCCAACGTTTCTAGCAAAACTATCAAATTAAGAAGTCTAAAAGAGCTTGACGAAACCAACATAGGCTATATTAGAATTAATCAATTCGGTTCGGTTACGTATCAAGACGGCAAAACTACAAGTACGTCCGTCGAAGTTAAGAAGGCTCTTGATATTCTTAAAACCGCCGGCAAAACAAAAATTATAATCGACCTTAAAGATAATCCCGGGGGCGACGTTTCCCAAGTTCAAGCCGTAGCGGGTTTCTTTATAAAAGACGACCTTGCCACTACTCAAAATTTGCTTGTAACTACTCTTAAAGACAGAAACAACAAGTCTATGCCGTATAGCGTAACTAGTTCGTATTCTAATTATTTTTCAAAAGACGGGCTTAATATTGTAGTCTTGACAAATGCTAATTCGGCAAGCGCAAGCGAACTGCTTACGGGAGCTTTAATTGATTACAATACAGCCGTTCAAGTAGGCGACACTACTTATGGCAAGGGAATAGCCCAAACTTATTTACAATTTACAGATTTACCCAAAGATATTGAGGTAGACGGCAAGGTAGTTAAGAGTTATTATGGCATTTATTATACGGTAGCGTATTATTACAGCCCCAAGGGCATAAATATACACGGCGTAGGTTATACCCCTAATGCCGGAAATATTATCGACGGCTACGACCAACAAATACTAAGAGCGATTAGTTTGCTAACGGCAAAATAA
- the nadD gene encoding nicotinate (nicotinamide) nucleotide adenylyltransferase, translating into MKIGIFGGTFAPPHNAHKEMLLCSISQLCLDKVFVLPCGNPPHKTTDTPKRHRKALTELAFSEIDKVIIDYYEMNKRGQSYTLLTLKHYIKLFPGDELYLIIGGDSLRDFALWRFPQQIADIATLAVVGRSDIDLDANIERIKQQFNARIVKVNMVANDISSTRIRVAYQFNLPQDLVSSQVDKYIKDNNLYASYAPKMAKLRRNLDQERYLHSFFTTIAGLSLPSNIEKERVFLACALHDCAKNISQDEWKKYGFTNPNNCSAKVVHAELGAIVARVDYGITDQEILDAIKYHTTARANMTQLDKVVYIADKVEESREYPTKHLFANTLDQTFVNVFKEAVEATLRKTNQLGIFTQQAIEYYLKEKI; encoded by the coding sequence ATGAAGATAGGTATTTTCGGCGGGACTTTTGCTCCGCCTCACAACGCTCACAAAGAAATGTTGCTTTGCTCTATTTCTCAACTATGTCTTGACAAGGTCTTTGTTTTGCCTTGCGGTAATCCGCCTCACAAGACGACCGATACTCCAAAAAGACACCGCAAAGCTTTAACCGAACTTGCGTTTAGCGAAATTGACAAGGTTATAATTGACTATTATGAGATGAACAAACGAGGGCAGAGTTACACTTTGCTTACTCTCAAACACTATATTAAATTATTCCCCGGCGACGAATTATATCTAATTATAGGGGGCGACAGCTTGCGAGATTTTGCCTTATGGCGTTTTCCCCAGCAAATCGCCGACATAGCTACGCTTGCCGTAGTCGGCAGAAGCGATATCGATTTAGATGCAAATATCGAAAGAATTAAACAACAATTTAATGCGAGAATAGTCAAGGTCAATATGGTTGCAAACGACATTTCTTCAACAAGAATACGAGTAGCCTACCAATTTAATTTACCGCAAGACTTAGTTTCAAGTCAAGTCGATAAATATATTAAAGATAACAACCTATACGCTTCTTACGCTCCAAAAATGGCAAAATTACGGCGTAATTTAGACCAAGAGCGGTATTTGCACAGCTTCTTCACAACTATTGCGGGTTTATCTTTGCCCTCTAATATCGAGAAAGAAAGGGTATTTTTAGCCTGCGCTTTGCACGACTGCGCTAAGAACATCAGCCAAGACGAATGGAAAAAATACGGTTTTACCAACCCAAATAATTGTTCGGCAAAAGTAGTTCACGCCGAATTAGGCGCAATAGTAGCTAGGGTAGATTATGGAATAACCGACCAAGAAATTCTTGACGCTATTAAATATCATACCACTGCAAGGGCAAATATGACTCAGCTAGACAAGGTCGTCTATATTGCCGATAAGGTTGAAGAGTCAAGAGAATATCCAACCAAGCATCTTTTTGCTAACACTCTTGACCAAACTTTTGTAAATGTCTTTAAAGAAGCTGTCGAAGCGACTTTGCGCAAGACCAATCAGTTAGGTATTTTTACTCAACAAGCCATAGAATACTATTTAAAGGAGAAAATATGA
- the yfbR gene encoding 5'-deoxynucleotidase, whose protein sequence is MYKFFAFLGRMKLINRWSLMRSTSSENIAEHSCSVAIVAHALATISNVYFGGNCSADSIAVRALFHESSEVLTGDLPTPIKYYNEQINSAYKDIESQANAKLISLLPEELKATYDDIINYDHQEYKFVKYADKICAYIKCVEECRQGNKEFIFAKQNISQIISDYNCQEVDYFMQNFVVAYELSLDELS, encoded by the coding sequence ATGTATAAGTTTTTTGCATTTTTAGGTAGAATGAAGTTAATTAATCGTTGGAGCTTAATGCGTAGTACTTCAAGCGAAAATATCGCCGAACATTCTTGTTCGGTAGCTATCGTAGCCCACGCTCTCGCTACTATTAGTAACGTTTATTTTGGCGGTAACTGTTCCGCCGATAGCATAGCCGTAAGAGCGCTTTTTCACGAGAGTAGCGAAGTACTGACCGGAGATTTGCCTACGCCTATTAAGTATTACAACGAGCAAATTAATTCGGCATATAAGGACATAGAAAGTCAAGCCAACGCAAAATTAATCAGTCTACTGCCCGAAGAACTTAAAGCGACTTATGACGATATTATTAATTACGACCATCAAGAGTATAAGTTTGTCAAGTATGCCGACAAAATTTGCGCATATATTAAATGTGTTGAGGAATGTAGACAGGGTAATAAGGAATTTATTTTCGCAAAGCAAAACATAAGTCAAATAATTAGCGATTATAATTGTCAAGAAGTTGATTATTTTATGCAAAACTTTGTAGTCGCTTACGAACTTAGTCTTGACGAGCTTAGTTAA
- a CDS encoding ATP-binding cassette domain-containing protein, with the protein MLLEFCNVGKRYHYDEYSVIEQLSFCIEEGEIITILAQMQSGKSTIAKLIMGLEECSSGVIYYSGKVLAPSTDNGIAYFCDKPLLFENKTVEYNLRYPMAIRKIDKNVIKLKVEELSKQLGLDLKTKVKKLSHLQKVELSMARSQFRELKLVIIDSVESEDLLKYYKYACNKNSAVLILSTRVEQSFGKVYVLKDKKVAFCGDKQTAKEFIDKELWLQ; encoded by the coding sequence ATGCTGTTAGAATTTTGTAACGTAGGTAAACGCTACCATTACGACGAATATAGCGTTATAGAACAACTTAGTTTTTGCATAGAAGAAGGCGAAATTATAACTATTCTTGCGCAAATGCAAAGCGGTAAAAGTACTATTGCCAAGCTTATTATGGGCTTAGAAGAATGTAGTAGTGGCGTTATTTATTATAGCGGTAAAGTTCTTGCGCCCTCTACCGACAACGGCATAGCTTATTTTTGCGACAAGCCATTGTTATTTGAGAATAAAACGGTAGAATATAATCTGCGTTATCCAATGGCAATTCGCAAAATCGACAAAAACGTAATAAAATTAAAGGTTGAAGAATTATCTAAGCAACTCGGCTTAGACTTAAAAACTAAGGTTAAAAAACTTAGTCATTTGCAAAAAGTCGAGCTATCAATGGCTCGCAGTCAATTTAGAGAACTTAAACTTGTCATTATCGACAGCGTCGAAAGTGAAGATTTGCTAAAATATTACAAATATGCTTGCAATAAGAATTCGGCTGTGTTAATACTAAGTACAAGAGTCGAACAATCTTTTGGCAAAGTATATGTTCTAAAAGACAAAAAAGTCGCCTTTTGTGGCGATAAACAAACCGCAAAAGAGTTTATAGATAAAGAATTGTGGTTACAATAA
- the nth gene encoding endonuclease III: MEVKTKQIIDILKEEFPLAKSELIFSSPFELLISVILSAQCTDKRVNQVTKILFKRANTPQAMVSLGKVELEKLIFSCGFYHNKADHILSCSQSLIDNFNSNVPSSLKELLTLSGVGVKTANVVYAVGFGGQAIAVDTHVFRVSNRLGLAQANNVAKTEQQLRQAIDQELWSSSHHLLLLLGRYVCLSRKPKCEICRLSQLCEFAKSQSAINLTTKGNK; this comes from the coding sequence ATGGAAGTAAAGACAAAACAAATTATTGACATCTTAAAAGAGGAATTTCCTTTGGCTAAGAGCGAGCTAATATTTAGTTCGCCCTTTGAACTGCTTATTAGCGTAATCTTGTCGGCTCAATGTACCGACAAACGAGTAAATCAGGTGACCAAAATTTTGTTTAAAAGAGCCAACACTCCGCAAGCAATGGTTAGTCTAGGTAAGGTCGAACTTGAAAAACTTATTTTTTCTTGCGGATTTTATCATAACAAGGCAGACCATATTTTGTCGTGTAGCCAAAGTTTAATTGACAACTTTAATTCAAATGTCCCTAGTTCGCTTAAAGAATTGCTTACTTTAAGCGGAGTTGGGGTAAAGACGGCAAATGTTGTTTACGCCGTTGGCTTTGGCGGTCAAGCAATAGCCGTAGATACCCACGTGTTCAGGGTTTCTAATAGGTTAGGACTTGCGCAAGCAAATAACGTTGCTAAGACCGAACAACAGCTTAGGCAGGCAATCGACCAAGAATTATGGTCGTCAAGCCATCACTTATTACTGCTGTTAGGGCGTTATGTTTGCCTTTCACGGAAACCTAAATGCGAAATATGTAGACTAAGCCAACTTTGCGAATTTGCAAAAAGTCAATCTGCTATAAATTTAACGACAAAAGGCAATAAATAG
- a CDS encoding aminotransferase class V-fold PLP-dependent enzyme, which yields MIYFDNAATTRYKSPEVIKSALDCINNSYNANRGNSSGVNELMAQIFATRQKIARLVNAKQEDCVAFTKNCTEALNIAILGSVKRNGHIIASVTEHNSVIRPIMELVKRGIVQATFVQPDEQGDITTDIIKQAIKPNTYMAVFSHVSNVTGKKQDIETIGKFLFSYGVTFVADCAQSMGYLPIDMEKYHIDMLAFPSHKGLHGLQGSGALVFKPEQMPSPIMYGGTGSDSANIYQPNFSPDCFESGTLNAPSILGLSTAVDWWLQTRKDNLPKIVQLQKLLKEQLEQLPTCKVYSPFNASGIVAFELENYDSDELGEILSSQGIVTRSGLHCAPLMHKHLQTQKKGLVRVSLSGENTVEECFTLISLLDKLANQR from the coding sequence ATGATATATTTCGATAATGCCGCTACTACTCGCTACAAAAGCCCGGAAGTAATTAAATCTGCGCTTGACTGCATAAACAATTCTTATAACGCAAATCGTGGAAATAGCTCGGGAGTAAACGAACTTATGGCGCAAATATTTGCAACAAGACAAAAAATAGCTAGACTTGTCAATGCAAAACAAGAAGATTGCGTAGCGTTTACCAAAAATTGCACCGAAGCCTTAAATATAGCTATACTGGGTAGCGTAAAACGTAACGGTCATATAATCGCTTCGGTTACCGAACACAACAGCGTTATTCGCCCTATAATGGAGCTTGTAAAACGTGGAATTGTTCAAGCGACATTTGTTCAGCCCGACGAACAAGGCGATATTACCACCGATATAATTAAGCAAGCTATTAAACCTAACACTTATATGGCAGTGTTTTCTCACGTATCTAATGTTACGGGGAAAAAGCAAGATATAGAAACTATCGGCAAATTTTTATTTAGCTACGGAGTGACCTTTGTTGCCGATTGCGCTCAAAGTATGGGATATCTTCCTATTGATATGGAAAAATACCACATAGATATGTTAGCTTTTCCCTCGCACAAAGGACTGCACGGATTGCAAGGTAGCGGAGCGTTAGTGTTTAAACCCGAGCAAATGCCCTCTCCTATTATGTATGGCGGAACGGGTAGCGACAGCGCAAATATATATCAACCTAATTTTTCACCCGACTGCTTTGAAAGCGGTACGCTTAACGCTCCGTCTATACTTGGACTATCTACCGCAGTTGACTGGTGGCTACAAACAAGAAAAGACAATCTACCTAAAATTGTTCAGCTTCAAAAACTGCTTAAAGAACAACTTGAACAACTACCTACCTGCAAAGTTTATTCGCCCTTTAACGCTTCGGGCATAGTCGCCTTTGAGCTAGAAAACTACGACAGCGACGAATTAGGCGAAATTTTAAGCAGTCAAGGCATAGTCACAAGGTCGGGGTTACATTGCGCACCGCTAATGCACAAACACCTTCAAACCCAAAAGAAAGGGCTTGTTAGAGTGAGTTTGTCGGGCGAAAACACCGTTGAAGAATGTTTTACCTTAATTTCTTTGCTTGACAAATTAGCAAATCAAAGATAA
- the thiT gene encoding energy-coupled thiamine transporter ThiT: protein MMQFLTISYDSLSSVAAYVFLGLILCIVVVATIIKLKRPDSLNAFGKLTTGIVIGYTIGSLGLLLYASLSEYIEQGYIETATFIPVMVLLGVIVLLAICAFFISIFAPQRLKLFSIISLSVVGVCVTALLVIKLILTYKDNPVVSVSGEIMLYVFTVLIIATIITLALVFGKRIKGGTKSIVYASICIALSFALSYLKLFEGPKGGSVTLASLLPLMLFSYMFGIRKGVIAGAIYGILQFIQGPWFIHPVQFLLDYPIAFSAIGLAGLLKERNILSNHRIIQFSLSATFAVIIRYFCHVISGIFVFGSGDPENFGAVAWSFLYNSFAFVDLAILLVAGIAVFASTPLVNMISSVNLEQESLID, encoded by the coding sequence ATGATGCAATTTCTTACTATCTCGTATGACTCTCTTTCTAGCGTAGCCGCCTATGTCTTTTTAGGGCTAATTCTATGTATAGTTGTAGTCGCTACTATTATTAAGCTCAAAAGACCCGACAGCTTAAACGCTTTTGGCAAGCTAACAACAGGTATTGTAATAGGATATACCATAGGGTCGCTTGGACTACTGCTTTACGCAAGTCTTAGCGAATATATCGAACAAGGTTATATAGAAACAGCTACGTTTATACCCGTAATGGTTCTACTTGGCGTAATAGTTTTGCTTGCAATTTGCGCCTTCTTTATATCTATATTTGCTCCGCAACGTTTAAAACTCTTTTCAATTATTTCTCTTAGCGTAGTTGGGGTTTGCGTTACCGCCTTACTTGTGATTAAATTAATACTTACATATAAAGATAATCCCGTAGTTAGCGTAAGCGGAGAAATAATGTTATATGTATTTACGGTTTTAATAATAGCGACAATAATTACGCTTGCCCTTGTCTTTGGTAAACGCATAAAAGGCGGTACAAAATCTATCGTATATGCAAGCATTTGCATAGCTTTAAGTTTTGCGTTATCTTATCTAAAACTATTTGAAGGACCAAAAGGCGGTTCGGTAACGCTTGCAAGCTTGCTACCGTTAATGCTGTTTTCGTATATGTTTGGCATAAGAAAAGGCGTAATCGCAGGCGCAATATATGGAATTTTACAATTTATTCAAGGTCCTTGGTTTATTCACCCAGTGCAATTTTTACTAGACTACCCCATAGCGTTTAGCGCAATCGGTCTAGCCGGACTATTAAAAGAAAGAAATATTTTATCTAATCACCGCATAATTCAATTTAGCCTAAGCGCAACGTTTGCTGTAATTATACGATATTTTTGCCACGTAATTAGCGGAATATTTGTTTTTGGTTCGGGCGACCCGGAAAACTTTGGCGCAGTAGCTTGGAGTTTCCTCTACAACAGCTTCGCCTTTGTCGACCTTGCAATTCTGCTTGTTGCGGGAATTGCCGTATTTGCCTCAACTCCGCTTGTCAATATGATTTCAAGCGTAAATTTAGAGCAAGAAAGTTTAATTGATTAG
- a CDS encoding thiamine diphosphokinase, whose protein sequence is MKASIVLNNYIDCQVKQDYVICVDGGYNYCLGKCDCIIGDLDSIGNIPVEVKIIKFDSRKNQTDGELAIRQAISCGYNDLTIYGGIGGRIDHTIGNLGLLPLAYSLNAKAILLSSTLEVFFVKDSLTFETKLDDIVSIFSFDGNAVVSSVSGLSYPLDNLTLEELSTRGVSNYAVKTQVSIVISSGSVFVFHYLAKQE, encoded by the coding sequence ATGAAGGCAAGCATAGTTTTAAATAATTACATCGATTGTCAGGTCAAGCAAGATTATGTAATTTGCGTAGACGGGGGATACAATTATTGTTTAGGCAAATGCGACTGTATAATCGGCGACCTTGACAGTATCGGTAATATTCCAGTTGAGGTTAAAATAATCAAGTTCGACAGCCGTAAAAACCAAACCGACGGCGAACTTGCAATACGGCAGGCGATTTCTTGCGGATATAATGATTTGACTATTTACGGAGGCATAGGCGGAAGAATTGACCACACAATAGGCAATCTCGGGTTACTTCCCCTTGCATATAGTTTAAACGCTAAGGCGATTTTGTTAAGTTCGACGCTTGAAGTCTTTTTTGTCAAAGATAGTTTAACTTTTGAAACAAAACTAGACGATATAGTTTCGATATTCTCTTTCGACGGTAACGCCGTAGTAAGTAGCGTAAGCGGACTATCCTATCCGCTAGACAATCTAACGCTTGAAGAGCTTTCAACTCGTGGCGTAAGCAACTACGCCGTTAAAACCCAAGTTAGCATAGTTATAAGTAGCGGTAGCGTATTTGTTTTTCATTATCTTGCTAAACAAGAATAA
- the obgE gene encoding GTPase ObgE, with product MFVDKVKIFLKSGDGGNGSVAFHTEKFVPNGGPDGGDGGRGGDVIFEATHSLNTLNDFAHKKHFKASNGENGSGNKKFGRGGEDLVIKVPVGTVVKDFETERIIADMFADGQRTTIYKGGKGGRGNYHYANSRRQAPHFAQNGVITPEIEITLELKTIADVGLIGFPNVGKSTLLSVISNATPKIANYPFTTLSPNLGVVKHYDDTFVVADIPGLIEGASDGLGLGHDFLRHIERVRLLVHVVDISGSEEREPIEDFKKINNELKSYSKYLSKLPQIVVANKMDMPCADQNYELFCQKYGKKYKIYPAMALIHEGIKPLLDAIVAKLDTLPKVEPLQFEPYEIEQCDINQFEVVSRGEGIYEVVGGFVKDIARKIYLDDTESFRYFQTIIKKKGIIDQLKAKGMQEGDTVVIGEIEFEYME from the coding sequence ATGTTTGTTGATAAGGTAAAGATATTTTTAAAGAGTGGCGACGGTGGCAACGGTAGCGTAGCTTTCCACACCGAGAAATTTGTTCCAAACGGCGGGCCTGACGGAGGCGACGGAGGACGAGGCGGCGACGTTATATTTGAAGCTACTCATTCGCTAAACACTCTTAACGACTTTGCCCATAAGAAGCATTTTAAAGCTAGTAACGGCGAGAATGGTTCGGGCAATAAGAAGTTTGGACGAGGCGGAGAAGACCTAGTAATTAAAGTTCCAGTAGGCACAGTTGTTAAAGATTTTGAAACAGAGCGCATTATAGCCGATATGTTTGCCGATGGTCAAAGGACAACAATCTACAAGGGCGGAAAAGGCGGTAGGGGCAACTATCACTATGCAAATTCTCGTAGACAAGCCCCTCATTTTGCCCAAAACGGAGTAATAACCCCCGAGATTGAAATAACCCTCGAACTAAAAACAATAGCCGACGTGGGCTTAATAGGCTTTCCAAACGTTGGCAAATCTACCTTGCTTTCGGTAATAAGCAACGCTACTCCCAAGATTGCAAATTATCCTTTTACTACTTTAAGTCCCAACTTAGGCGTGGTTAAACATTACGACGACACTTTTGTTGTCGCCGACATACCCGGCTTAATCGAGGGCGCTAGCGATGGACTAGGTTTAGGACACGACTTTTTACGCCACATAGAGCGTGTAAGATTGCTTGTTCACGTTGTAGATATTTCGGGTAGCGAAGAACGAGAGCCGATAGAAGACTTTAAAAAAATTAACAACGAATTAAAGTCTTACAGCAAATATTTGTCAAAATTACCTCAAATTGTGGTCGCAAACAAAATGGATATGCCTTGCGCCGACCAAAATTACGAGTTGTTTTGCCAAAAATATGGTAAAAAATATAAGATTTACCCAGCTATGGCGCTAATTCACGAGGGGATCAAACCCTTACTTGACGCAATCGTAGCCAAACTTGACACTTTGCCTAAGGTCGAGCCGTTGCAATTCGAGCCCTATGAGATTGAGCAATGCGACATCAATCAATTTGAAGTCGTTTCACGAGGCGAAGGCATTTACGAAGTTGTCGGCGGTTTTGTCAAAGACATAGCTCGTAAAATTTATTTAGACGACACCGAAAGTTTTAGATATTTCCAAACAATTATTAAAAAGAAAGGCATAATCGACCAGCTTAAAGCTAAGGGTATGCAAGAAGGCGACACTGTTGTAATCGGTGAAATAGAATTTGAATATATGGAGTAA
- a CDS encoding DUF3343 domain-containing protein, with protein sequence MGYIFVTFRSRTTSSQAYNFLQSKGINCSLFSTPKQVAVGCGVSVRFAENDFSSVLGQLGRNHPNFVGYFRVSDSSKGRVVTPI encoded by the coding sequence ATGGGATATATATTTGTAACTTTTAGGTCTAGAACGACTTCTAGCCAAGCGTATAACTTTTTACAGAGCAAAGGAATAAATTGCAGTTTATTTAGCACGCCAAAACAAGTCGCTGTCGGTTGTGGAGTATCAGTAAGATTTGCCGAGAATGATTTTTCTAGCGTACTAGGGCAATTAGGACGCAATCACCCTAATTTTGTTGGCTATTTTAGGGTAAGCGATTCTTCAAAGGGTAGAGTAGTTACTCCCATATAG
- a CDS encoding YhbY family RNA-binding protein, with the protein MLTAKERSTLRSIANGIKPNINIGKNGIADNIIEEIKTTLFHNELAKVSVLKACEVDKATLIEQICKLTECECVQQIGNKIVLYKFTEKKEFEHLLNSRRGAKQPLRK; encoded by the coding sequence ATGTTAACAGCAAAAGAAAGAAGTACGCTACGCAGTATAGCAAACGGTATCAAACCGAACATTAATATTGGCAAGAATGGTATCGCCGATAACATTATTGAGGAGATAAAGACAACTTTATTTCATAACGAACTTGCAAAAGTAAGTGTCTTAAAGGCTTGCGAAGTCGATAAGGCTACCTTAATAGAGCAAATTTGCAAGCTAACCGAATGCGAATGCGTTCAACAAATAGGCAATAAAATTGTGCTTTACAAATTTACCGAGAAGAAAGAATTTGAGCATTTGCTTAATTCTAGGCGTGGCGCAAAGCAACCTTTAAGAAAATAA